From one Amaranthus tricolor cultivar Red isolate AtriRed21 chromosome 17, ASM2621246v1, whole genome shotgun sequence genomic stretch:
- the LOC130804125 gene encoding 14 kDa proline-rich protein DC2.15-like — MASKITNTILIFFLALNITFFSVVSATYPPRTCPIDTLKLEVCADVLNGLLKVTLGTPPSRPCCSLLQNLADLDAAVCLCTALRANVLGLHLDVPVSLSLLLNKCGCQYPQGFTCP; from the coding sequence ATGGCATCCAAAATCACCAACACAATCCTTATCTTTTTCCTTGCCCTTAACATAACATTTTTCTCGGTCGTATCGGCGACATACCCGCCGAGGACATGCCCTATTGATACTCTTAAACTTGAAGTATGTGCCGATGTGCTTAATGGTTTGCTTAAGGTAACTTTAGGAACCCCTCCAAGCCGACCATGTTGTAGTCTCCTACAAAACCTAGCCGATCTCGATGCTGCGGTTTGTCTATGCACTGCCCTTAGAGCTAATGTGTTAGGGCTCCATCTTGATGTTCCTGTTTCTCTAAGCTTGCTTCTTAATAAATGTGGATGCCAATATCCTCAAGGTTTCACTTGTCCTTAA